A genome region from Mugil cephalus isolate CIBA_MC_2020 chromosome 13, CIBA_Mcephalus_1.1, whole genome shotgun sequence includes the following:
- the nckap1 gene encoding nck-associated protein 1 isoform X4: MSRGVIQPSQQKLAEKLTILNDRGIGMLTRVYNIKKQGQVWKACGDPKAKPSYLVDKNLESAVKFIVRKFPAVETRNNNQQLAQLQKEKSEILKNLALYYFTFVDVMEFKDHVCELLNTIDACQVFFDITVNFDLTKNYLDLVVTYTTLMIILSRIEERKAIIGLYNYAHEMTHGASDREYPRLGQMIVDYENPLKKMMEEFVPHGKSLSDALISLQMVYPRRNLSADQWRNAQLLSLISAPSTMLNPAQSDTMPCEYLSLDTMEKWIVFGFILCHAVLNNDAAALSLWKLALQSSTCLCLFRDEVFHIHKAAEDLFVNIRGYNKRINDIRECKEQALSHAGSMHRERRKFLRSALKELATVLADQPGLLGPKALFVFMALSFARDEIIWLLRHADNIQKKSTDDFIDKHIAELIFYMEELRAHVRKYGPVMQRYYVQYLSGFDAVVLNELVQNLSVCPEDESIIMSSFVNTMTSLSVKQVEDGEVFDFRGMRLDWFRLQAYTSVSKASLGIADHKELGKMMNTIIFHTKMVDSLVEMLVETSDLSIFCFYSRAFEKMFQQCLELPSQSRHSICFPLLCTHFMSCTHELCPEERHHIGDRSLSLCNMFLDEMAKQARNLITDICTEQCTLSDQLLPKHCAKTISQAVNKKSKKATGKKGEPEREKPGVESMRKNRLLVTNLDKLHTALSELCFSINYVPNLVVWEHTFTPREYLTSHLEIRFTKSIVGMTMYNQATQEIAKPSELLTSVRAYMTVLQSIENYVTIDITRVFNNVLLQQTQHLDSHGEPTITSLYTNWYLETLLRQVSNGHIAYFPAMKAFVNLPTENELTFNAEEYSDISEMRSLSELLGPYGMKFLSESLMWHISSQVAELKKLVVENMEVLTQMRTSFDKPEHMAALFKKLTSVDSVLKRMTIIGVILSFRSLAQEALRDVLSCHIPFLVSSVEDFKDHIPRETDMKVAMNVYELSSAAGLPCEIDPALVVALSSQKSENISPEEEYKIACLLMVFVAVSLPTLASNVMSQYSPAIEGHCNNIHCLAKAINQIAAALFTIHKGSIEDRLKEFLALASSSLLKIGQETDKMTTRNRESVYLLLDMIVQESPFLTMDLLESCFPYVLLRNAYHAVYKQSISANA; the protein is encoded by the exons ATGTCTCGGGGAGTGATCCAGCCCAGCCAGCAGAAGCTGGCCGAAAAGCTCACCATCCTCAACGACAGAGGCATCGGGATGTTGACCCGTGTTTACAATATCAAAAAG CAAGGACAAGTTTGGAAG GCATGTGGCGATCCCAAGGCTAAGCCCTCGTATCTTGTCGATAAGAACTTAGAGTCTGCAGTTAAATTTATCGTCAGGAAGTTCCCCGCTGTGGAGACACGAAATAACAAC CAACAGCTGGctcagctgcagaaagagaaGTCAGAGATTCTGAAGAACCTGGCTCTCTACTATTTTACCTTCGTAGATGTCATGGAATTCAAG GACCATGTTTGTGAGCTGCTGAACACTATTGATGCCTGCCAGGTCTTCTTTGACATT ACGGTGAACTTTGACCTGACCAAAAACTACCTGGACCTGGTGGTGACGTACACTACTCTGATGATAATACTGTCTCGCATAGAGGAGAGAAAAGCCATCATAGGACTATACAACTACGCCCACGAGATGACACACGGAGCCAG TGACAGGGAGTACCCGCGGTTGGGCCAGATGATTGTGGATTATGAAAACCCTTtgaagaagatgatggaggAGTTTGTTCCACATGGAAAG tCTCTGTCAGATGCGTTGATAAGCCTTCAGATGGTTTATCCCAGGAGGAATCTGTCTGCGGACCAGTGGAGGAACGCCCAGCTGCTCTCTCTTATCTCTGCTCCCTCCACAATGCTCAATCCTGCTCAGTCTGACACA ATGCCATGTGAATACCTGTCGCTGGACACAATGGAGAAGTGGATTGTTT TTGGTTTCATCCTGTGTCATGCTGTCCTGAACAACGACGCAGCAGCATTGTCTTTGTGGAAGCTGGCTCTGCAGAGCTCCACCTGTCTCTGCCTGTTCAGGGACGAAGTCTTCCACATTCACAAGGCGGCAGAAGACCTGTTTGTTAACATCAGAGG gtaCAACAAGCGTATCAATGACATTCGGGAGTGCAAAGAACAGGCTCTGTCCCACGC AGGCTCCATGCACAGAGAGAGACGCAAGTTCCTCAGATCAGCTCTGAAGGAGTTGGCTACGGTTTTAGCCGACCAGCCTGGATTGCTAGGTCCAAAG GCATTATTTGTATTCATGGCGTTGTCGTTCGCCCGTGACGAGATCATCTGGCTGCTTCGGCATGCGGACAACATCCAGAAGAAGAGCACAGACGATTTCATAGACAA ACACATAGCGGAGTTGATCTTCTACATGGAGGAGCTCAGAGCTCACGTCAGGAAGTACGGCCCTGTGATGCAGCGATACTACGTCCAGTACCTGTCTGGTTTTGATGCTGTGGTGCTGAATGAACTGGTGCAG AACCTGTCTGTGTGCCCAGAGGATGAATCTATAATCATGTCTTCATTTGTCAACACTATGACGTCTCTCAGTGTCAAACAAG TGGAGGATGGTGAGGTGTTTGACTTCAGGGGCATGAGACTGGACTGGTTCAGACTGCAG GCCTACACCAGTGTCTCCAAAGCCAGTCTCGGTATAGCTGATCACAAGGAGCTGGGAAAAATGATGAACACCATCATCTTCCACACAAAGATGGTGGACTCTCTGGTGGAGATGCTGGTGGAGACGTCAGACCTGTCTATCTTctg CTTCTACAGCCGGGcatttgaaaaaatgtttcagcagTGCTTGGAGCTTCCCTCCCAGAGCAGACACTCcatctgcttccctctgctctgcaCACACTTCATGTCCTGCACACATGAGCTCTGTCCTGAGGAG CGTCACCACATAGGAGATCGAAGCCTGTCGTTGTGTAACATGTTCCTAGACGAGATGGCCAAGCAGGCCAGAAACCTGATCACTGACATCTGCACTGAGCAGTGCACGCTCAGCGACCAG CTGCTTCCTAAGCACTGTGCGAAGACTATCAGCCAGGCCGTGAACAAGAAGAGCAAGAAGGCGACAGGGAAGAAGGGCGAGCCGGAGAGGGAGAAACCTGGAGTGGAAAGCATGAGGAAGAACAGACTACTTGTTACCAA TCTGGATAAACTCCACACAGCGTTATCTGAACTCTGCTTCTCCATCAACTACGTCCCCAACCTGGTGGTCTGGGAGCACACGTTCACCCCCAGAGAGTACCTCACCTCGCACCTGGAGATCCGATTCACCAa GTCTATTGTGGGGATGACCATGTACAACCAGGCTACTCAGGAGATAGCCAAGCCCAGCGAGCTGCTGACCAGCGTCCGAGCCTACATGACCGTGCTGCAGTCCATAGAGAACTACGTCACCATCGACATCACCCGGGTCTTCAACAACgtcctcctgcagcagacgCAGCACCTGGACAGCCACGGGGAGCCCACCATCACCAGTTTATACACAAACTG gtaCTTGGAGACGTTGCTCCGTCAGGTCAGTAACGGACACATCGCATACTTCCCCGCCATGAAGGCCTTTGTCAACTTGCCTACTGAGAACGAACTGACCTTCAATGCTGAGGAATACTCCGACATCTCCG agaTGCGTtctctgtctgagctgctgggGCCATATGGTATGAAGTTTCTCAGCGAGAGTCTGATGTGGCACATCTCATCGCAGGTCGCTGAGCTGAAG AAACTGGTGGTAGAAAACATGGAGGTGTTGACCCAGATGAGGACGAGTTTTGACAAACCAGAACACATGGCTGCgctcttcaagaaactcacct ccGTTGACAGTGTTTTAAAGAGGATGACTATCATCGGGGTCATTTTATCTTTCCGCTCCCTCGCACAGGAAGCTCTGAGAGAC GTGTTGTCCTGTCATATTCCCTTCCTGGTCAGCTCGGTGGAGGATTTCAAAGACCACATTcccagagagacagacatgaaG GTGGCCATGAACGTCTACGAGCTGTCATCAGCAGCAGGTTTACCCTGTGAGATCGACCCGGCTTTAGTGGTCGCTCTGTCCTCTCAAAAGAGCG agaACATCAGTCCAGAGGAGGAGTATAAGATCGCCTGTCTGCTGATGGTGTTTGTGGCCGTTTCCTTGCCAACACTTGCCAGTAACGTGATGTCTCAGTACAGCCCCGCGATAGAGG GCCACTGCAATAACATCCACTGCCTGGCCAAAGCCATCAACCAGATCGCTGCTGCTCTCTTCACCATCCACAAGGGAAGCATAGAGGACCGCCTCAAAGAGTTCCTGGCT ctggcTTCATCCAGCCTGCTCAAGATCGGCCAGGAAACGGACAAGATGACGACACGTAACAGAGAATCTGTCTACCTGCTGCTGGACATG ATTGTGCAGGAGTCTCCTTTCCTGACCATGGATCTGTTGGAGTCCTGCTTCCCCTACGTGCTGCTGCGAAACGCCTACCACGCCGTCTACAAACAGAGCATCAGCGCTAACGCATag